A part of Gemmatimonas groenlandica genomic DNA contains:
- a CDS encoding ABC transporter ATP-binding protein codes for MSASDTMAIRMTGVVKTFGAVVANRDAFLDVAKGEIHALVGENGAGKSTLMRVLAGMYAPDAGAVLVDGRDVTGWKTQDAIAAGVGMVHQHFMLVPTLTVAENVILGMEPRKGMQVDLHRAVIEVESLCKKCGLHVDAKAKVADLSVGEAQRVEILKALYRGAKILILDEPTAVLSPPEVRDLWTVLRALKADGGTVVLITHKLDEVIAVSDSITVMRGGMTMSRFATEGTTPRDIARAMVGRDVQLHLDAQGDADSWVAPASVESSAAPVLRVTNVSVMSDRGTRAVNELSFEIRPGEILGIAGVEGNGQTELLEAIAGLRHVQSGRVQLASHDFGTRSVRERADLGLSHIPEDRHRRGLILDYSIAENLILGRQHHFGSFGALDTARIDTNAAEQVQRFDIRPAMPSLPARALSGGNQQKIVIAREMGREFSVLLAAQPTRGVDVGAIEFIHAQLRAARDAGKGILLVSADLPEVLALSDRIAVMYGGRFVTVLPAAQCTAEQLGPYMTGAAV; via the coding sequence ATGAGTGCATCGGACACGATGGCCATTCGCATGACGGGCGTCGTAAAGACATTCGGCGCCGTGGTCGCCAACCGTGATGCGTTCCTCGACGTCGCGAAGGGCGAGATTCACGCCCTCGTCGGCGAGAATGGCGCGGGCAAAAGCACACTGATGCGCGTACTGGCTGGCATGTACGCACCCGATGCTGGCGCCGTGCTCGTAGACGGCAGGGATGTCACGGGCTGGAAGACGCAGGACGCGATCGCCGCGGGCGTCGGCATGGTGCATCAGCACTTCATGCTCGTGCCGACGCTTACTGTGGCCGAGAACGTGATTCTGGGCATGGAGCCGCGCAAAGGGATGCAGGTGGATCTGCATCGTGCGGTCATCGAGGTGGAATCGCTGTGCAAGAAGTGTGGTCTGCACGTCGACGCGAAAGCGAAGGTGGCCGATCTGTCGGTCGGTGAAGCGCAACGCGTCGAGATTCTGAAAGCGCTGTATCGCGGCGCGAAGATTCTCATTCTCGACGAACCCACGGCGGTGCTGTCGCCGCCCGAAGTGCGCGACCTGTGGACGGTGCTTCGCGCGCTCAAGGCCGACGGTGGTACGGTGGTGCTGATCACGCACAAACTGGACGAAGTGATCGCGGTGTCCGACTCGATCACCGTGATGCGTGGCGGCATGACGATGTCACGCTTCGCGACCGAAGGCACGACGCCACGCGACATTGCGCGCGCGATGGTGGGCCGCGATGTGCAGTTGCATCTCGACGCGCAGGGCGACGCCGACTCGTGGGTCGCACCCGCATCCGTCGAATCATCGGCCGCGCCGGTGCTTCGCGTGACGAATGTGTCGGTGATGTCGGACCGCGGTACGCGCGCGGTGAACGAACTCAGTTTCGAGATCCGCCCCGGCGAAATTCTCGGCATCGCCGGCGTGGAAGGCAACGGCCAGACGGAGCTGCTCGAAGCGATCGCCGGACTGCGCCACGTGCAATCGGGGCGCGTACAGCTCGCGTCACATGATTTCGGCACGCGCTCGGTGCGCGAGCGGGCCGATCTCGGCCTGTCGCACATTCCCGAAGACCGGCATCGCCGCGGTCTGATTCTCGACTACAGCATCGCCGAGAATCTCATTCTCGGTCGTCAGCACCATTTTGGATCGTTCGGCGCCCTCGACACGGCGCGGATTGACACGAACGCCGCCGAACAGGTGCAGCGGTTCGACATCCGTCCGGCGATGCCATCGTTGCCGGCGCGCGCGTTGTCTGGCGGCAATCAGCAGAAGATCGTGATCGCGCGAGAGATGGGCCGCGAGTTCAGCGTGTTGCTCGCGGCGCAGCCCACGCGTGGCGTCGACGTGGGTGCGATCGAATTCATTCATGCGCAGCTGCGCGCGGCGCGCGATGCCGGCAAGGGCATCTTGCTGGTGAGCGCCGATCTACCGGAAGTGCTCGCGCTGTCCGATCGCATTGCGGTGATGTACGGGGGACGGTTCGTGACCGTGTTGCCGGCCGCGCAGTGCACGGCCGAACAGCTGGGTCCTTACATGACGGGAGCGGCGGTATGA
- a CDS encoding L-aspartate oxidase has product MTDRIRTRFLVIGSGVAGLHAAWRASAHGPVTVLTKRTLFDSATAYAQGGIAAALGAGDSPDLHRQDTLAAGAALCDAEAVQVLVEEGPARVRELQAAGARFDLDPDGDFKLGKEAAHSRHRIVHAQGDQTGAEVARTLVAKVRESPNIQVVEMARVLDLLLLEDEDGVQCAGVRASIAGRAVEIVADATVLATGGCGQIYRYTTNPQVATGDGFAIAHRAGARLADMEFVQFHPTALDTPENPLALISEAVRGEGAILLNGRGQRFMPKRHRLAELAPRDVVAREIFREQQQYGTVFLDATKLGAEFATRFPGILAICRARGIDPVHEPIPVTPAAHYMMGGVMTDLAGRSSIARLYAVGEVARTGVHGANRLASNSLLEGLVFAERVARDMVETPTDLPVPETTDWEVPSLDDRGAAQVAADEIRELMWTYASIARTAPGLRRCLAALQQIGERLPPGATEERNLHTTATLVTEASLMRKESRGGHFRSDFPKTRRKWQDRHITW; this is encoded by the coding sequence ATGACTGACCGGATCCGCACGCGGTTCCTTGTTATTGGCAGTGGAGTCGCAGGACTTCATGCTGCCTGGCGCGCCTCGGCTCACGGACCGGTGACGGTCCTCACGAAGCGCACCCTCTTCGATTCCGCGACGGCGTATGCCCAGGGGGGCATCGCGGCCGCCTTAGGCGCTGGAGACTCGCCCGACCTGCACCGACAGGATACGCTCGCCGCGGGAGCAGCGCTGTGCGACGCGGAAGCCGTACAGGTATTGGTTGAGGAAGGACCGGCCCGTGTGCGCGAACTGCAGGCGGCCGGCGCCCGCTTCGACCTCGACCCCGATGGCGATTTCAAGCTCGGAAAAGAGGCGGCGCACTCACGGCATCGCATTGTGCATGCCCAAGGCGACCAAACCGGGGCCGAAGTGGCCCGGACGCTGGTGGCCAAGGTGCGTGAGTCACCGAATATCCAAGTGGTCGAGATGGCGCGCGTGCTCGACCTGCTGCTCCTCGAGGATGAAGACGGGGTCCAGTGTGCCGGCGTTCGCGCCAGCATTGCCGGACGCGCCGTGGAAATCGTCGCCGACGCCACGGTGCTCGCGACCGGCGGGTGCGGACAGATCTATCGGTACACCACGAACCCGCAGGTGGCCACCGGCGACGGCTTCGCCATCGCGCATCGCGCCGGCGCCCGGCTGGCCGACATGGAATTCGTGCAGTTCCATCCCACCGCGCTCGATACGCCGGAGAATCCGCTCGCCCTGATTTCGGAAGCGGTGCGTGGCGAAGGCGCCATCCTGCTGAACGGACGCGGTCAGCGCTTCATGCCCAAGCGTCATCGGTTGGCTGAACTTGCCCCGCGCGATGTCGTGGCCCGCGAGATCTTCCGTGAGCAGCAGCAGTATGGCACGGTGTTCCTCGATGCCACGAAGCTCGGCGCCGAGTTTGCGACGCGCTTTCCGGGCATCCTCGCGATCTGCCGTGCCCGCGGCATCGATCCGGTGCACGAGCCCATCCCGGTCACGCCAGCGGCTCATTACATGATGGGCGGGGTCATGACCGACCTCGCCGGCCGCTCCAGCATCGCGCGCCTGTATGCCGTGGGCGAAGTGGCCCGCACCGGCGTGCATGGCGCCAACCGTCTCGCCTCCAACTCGCTGTTGGAAGGGCTGGTGTTCGCTGAGCGCGTCGCCCGCGACATGGTGGAGACACCGACCGACTTGCCCGTGCCCGAGACCACCGATTGGGAAGTGCCGTCGCTCGACGATCGCGGCGCCGCGCAGGTGGCCGCCGACGAGATCCGCGAACTCATGTGGACCTATGCGTCGATCGCCCGCACCGCGCCCGGCTTGCGCCGCTGTCTGGCCGCCTTGCAGCAGATCGGCGAGCGACTGCCGCCCGGCGCCACGGAAGAGCGGAATCTGCACACCACCGCCACGCTCGTGACGGAAGCGTCGCTCATGCGCAAGGAGTCGCGTGGAGGGCACTTCCGGAGCGATTTTCCGAAGACCCGCCGGAAATGGCAGGACCGACATATCACATGGTAA
- a CDS encoding ABC transporter permease, which yields MSTGPATPPREQQRDMQSTGEVRAMAEMPARAGIGLAGGFLPPLVALAIAAVVGDLLILSFGEAPSTVFRLLVEGTWGNAYGIGQVLYKTTTLACTGLAFALAGRAGLFNVGAEGQLAAGGFGAALLGMLLPAGTPALVAVPLCLLAAMLVGAGVGAVPGALRAKFGASEVIVTIMLNFIALAFLNWIVSSKLHVPETLHTPPIVAGMMPRFADSFAAFRGSAANFTIVFAVLAAVASWWYLFRTRAGYELRAVGLQPDAAEYGGVRVPRVLLVTMCLSGALAGLGGMNFVLGYKGYYEEGFAGGAGFLGIAVALVGRNHPFGILGAALLFATLSQGGLAVNAIVPKQLTDILTAVVILAVATAVPEVQKQLRAAAANVTAAFYRDARKGVS from the coding sequence ATGAGTACCGGACCGGCAACGCCGCCGCGCGAACAACAGCGGGACATGCAGAGCACCGGCGAAGTGCGCGCGATGGCGGAGATGCCGGCGCGCGCAGGTATTGGGCTGGCGGGTGGTTTTCTGCCGCCGTTGGTGGCACTGGCTATTGCGGCGGTGGTGGGCGACCTGCTCATCCTCAGCTTTGGTGAAGCGCCGAGTACCGTGTTCCGGTTGCTGGTCGAAGGCACGTGGGGCAACGCCTACGGCATCGGGCAGGTGCTGTACAAGACCACGACGCTCGCCTGCACCGGTCTCGCGTTCGCCTTGGCGGGGCGCGCGGGGTTGTTCAACGTCGGCGCCGAAGGACAGCTCGCCGCCGGTGGATTCGGGGCGGCACTGCTGGGCATGCTGCTGCCGGCGGGCACTCCCGCGCTGGTGGCCGTGCCGCTCTGCTTGCTGGCCGCCATGCTGGTGGGCGCCGGAGTCGGCGCTGTGCCGGGTGCGCTGCGCGCGAAGTTCGGTGCCAGCGAAGTGATCGTGACGATCATGCTCAACTTCATCGCGCTGGCGTTCCTGAACTGGATCGTGTCATCCAAGCTGCACGTGCCGGAAACGTTGCATACGCCGCCGATCGTGGCTGGCATGATGCCGCGATTCGCCGACAGCTTCGCGGCGTTCCGCGGCAGTGCCGCGAACTTTACGATCGTGTTCGCCGTGCTCGCCGCTGTGGCGAGCTGGTGGTACCTGTTCCGCACGCGGGCCGGCTATGAGCTGCGCGCGGTGGGCTTGCAGCCCGATGCCGCCGAATACGGCGGCGTGCGCGTGCCGCGCGTGCTGCTGGTCACGATGTGCCTATCGGGCGCCCTCGCCGGATTGGGCGGCATGAACTTCGTGCTCGGCTACAAGGGCTATTACGAGGAAGGCTTCGCTGGCGGTGCGGGCTTCCTCGGCATTGCAGTCGCCTTGGTGGGGCGCAATCATCCCTTCGGCATTCTCGGTGCCGCGCTGCTGTTCGCCACGCTATCGCAGGGCGGGCTCGCCGTGAATGCCATCGTGCCGAAGCAGCTCACCGACATTCTCACGGCGGTGGTAATTCTCGCCGTCGCGACGGCGGTGCCGGAAGTGCAGAAGCAACTGCGTGCGGCGGCGGCCAACGTGACCGCCGCGTTCTACCGCGATGCGCGGAAAGGGGTGTCATGA
- a CDS encoding PEP-CTERM sorting domain-containing protein, with the protein MIRSTRALAVPFALLAALSTVATRAQAQVTTWSDRTAFVNAVGAVTTENFLDNAAFPLGSTLNSTSSYNEGTWAQVLPGNIKAGVTYSVSSGPLLIDGGGGFEGGFLDGIFNNYGTVGPLTATFNGAVKGFGFLTNNLMGSRFDVIIAFRNGSTSNQLGINNENGLQFFGFSSANQDIASVTIGGNDQTFNFVVDDFTFSANAMPSTSVPEPSTFALMAAGGLVMAGVARRRNRA; encoded by the coding sequence GTGATCCGTTCCACCCGCGCCCTTGCCGTTCCGTTCGCGCTGCTCGCCGCGCTGTCCACCGTGGCCACCCGCGCGCAGGCGCAGGTCACCACCTGGTCGGACCGAACGGCCTTCGTGAATGCCGTCGGCGCTGTGACCACGGAGAATTTCCTCGACAACGCCGCCTTCCCCCTTGGCTCCACGCTGAACTCGACGAGTTCGTATAACGAGGGCACGTGGGCCCAAGTACTGCCCGGGAACATCAAGGCCGGCGTGACCTACTCCGTGTCGAGCGGCCCGTTGCTGATCGATGGCGGTGGCGGCTTCGAAGGAGGGTTCCTTGATGGCATCTTCAACAACTACGGCACGGTCGGACCGCTCACCGCGACCTTCAACGGTGCGGTGAAGGGCTTCGGCTTCCTCACGAACAACCTGATGGGCAGCCGCTTCGACGTGATCATCGCCTTCCGGAATGGTTCGACCAGCAACCAGCTCGGCATCAATAACGAGAACGGCCTGCAGTTCTTCGGCTTCTCCAGCGCGAACCAGGACATCGCCAGCGTCACCATTGGCGGCAACGACCAGACGTTCAACTTCGTGGTGGACGACTTCACGTTCAGCGCGAACGCGATGCCGAGCACCAGCGTGCCGGAGCCGAGCACGTTTGCGCTGATGGCGGCCGGCGGACTGGTGATGGCCGGTGTAGCTCGTCGCCGCAACCGCGCGTAA
- a CDS encoding BMP family lipoprotein translates to MRRTLYLIGALLLAHVVLLTVHPAGATVADTSEGLDVGIVFDVGGRGDKSFNDGAYLGGLRAAKALGARVRYIEPGEGSDREAGLRLLAAEGMDLVVAVGFIFTDDINVLAKEYPNVKFADVDYAVATDSVGNPLPMPPNLVALKFREEQGSFLVGALAALVGKSKKVGFVGGMDIALIHKFEAGYRAGVQHVCPDCEVIVNYAGVTPEAFRNPGRGKEMALAMYNQGVNVIFHASGSTGLGVFEAARTTGKFGIGVDADQYSEAPGHVLTSMVKGIDESVFQAAKAVKDGTFKGGIQQFGLAENGVGYVYDANNKMLIPDAVRATLDALTADIVAGRIKVPSTRPGTK, encoded by the coding sequence ATGCGCCGGACCCTTTACCTCATCGGGGCGCTCCTCCTCGCCCACGTCGTCCTCCTGACCGTCCACCCCGCCGGGGCGACGGTCGCCGACACCTCCGAAGGTCTCGATGTCGGGATCGTCTTCGACGTCGGCGGTCGCGGCGACAAGTCGTTCAACGACGGCGCGTACCTGGGTGGCCTCCGTGCCGCCAAGGCGTTGGGCGCGCGCGTGCGCTACATCGAGCCGGGCGAAGGCTCCGATCGCGAAGCCGGCCTGCGACTGTTGGCCGCCGAAGGGATGGATCTCGTGGTGGCCGTCGGGTTCATCTTCACCGACGACATCAACGTACTGGCCAAGGAGTATCCGAACGTCAAATTCGCTGACGTCGACTACGCCGTGGCCACCGACAGCGTGGGCAACCCGCTGCCCATGCCGCCCAACCTCGTGGCGCTCAAGTTCCGCGAGGAACAAGGCTCGTTCCTGGTCGGTGCCCTCGCGGCACTCGTCGGCAAATCCAAGAAAGTGGGCTTTGTCGGCGGCATGGACATCGCGCTCATTCACAAGTTCGAAGCGGGCTACCGGGCCGGTGTGCAGCACGTCTGCCCCGACTGCGAGGTGATCGTGAACTACGCCGGCGTCACGCCGGAAGCCTTTCGCAATCCGGGACGCGGCAAGGAGATGGCGCTGGCGATGTACAACCAGGGCGTGAACGTGATCTTCCACGCCTCGGGCTCCACCGGACTCGGTGTGTTCGAAGCCGCGCGCACTACTGGCAAGTTCGGCATCGGCGTCGATGCCGATCAGTACAGCGAAGCGCCCGGCCACGTGCTCACGTCGATGGTGAAGGGAATCGACGAATCCGTCTTCCAGGCAGCCAAGGCGGTGAAGGACGGCACCTTCAAGGGCGGCATTCAGCAGTTCGGTCTCGCCGAAAACGGCGTCGGCTACGTGTACGACGCTAACAACAAGATGCTGATTCCCGACGCCGTGCGGGCGACACTCGATGCGCTCACCGCCGACATCGTGGCCGGGCGCATCAAGGTGCCAAGCACGCGACCGGGCACGAAATGA
- a CDS encoding tetratricopeptide repeat protein, whose amino-acid sequence MRLTFMAGVATVVSLSGVALVPSALTAQPGGGVAPQCSIDQNTPKELALMSLKFQGARSAATPDARKKVLRDIIKELDTKPERFAKNPGGYNLTLVQALTMWGVEPGITDAPARSELGFITNPTEPYDIIVNMDVAYKAIVAAVPTCEADITAMRMNEVWLAATKSALDASNGGKLDSAEYFAKRSMMMAATNPYPHYVLANVANARNNRANAIMHWKHVVKYAADDTTYRDLKASSMYYAAMSQLEDAQSKTGAEQQAAAREAAEGFKALMTMTPDSPDAPNLLLSWADALTVAKDTALIPTVYTPLLTQASATDIALATAGVIATRANKSDDALKLFQASTKKNPFNRDAQRNVAAAHYSKDQFTLMFEPARKLVELDPNNFDGWMLFAYASQGLAKAAQTAKKPVEVKAWTDSLVKYQTYAEALPVKVDVTSFDRRKDVATLVLSLEQVAAKDGQYSVTAEFLDQAGAVVATATEAAGPIKKGETKSVTLKVTGTGIMSYRYKALK is encoded by the coding sequence ATGCGTTTGACGTTCATGGCCGGCGTTGCGACCGTGGTGTCGCTGTCCGGAGTAGCTCTCGTGCCTTCTGCGCTCACGGCCCAGCCCGGTGGTGGCGTGGCACCGCAGTGCAGCATCGACCAGAACACCCCTAAGGAACTGGCGCTGATGTCGCTCAAGTTCCAGGGTGCCCGTAGTGCCGCGACGCCGGATGCCCGGAAGAAGGTGCTCCGCGACATCATCAAGGAACTCGACACGAAGCCCGAGCGCTTCGCGAAGAATCCGGGCGGTTACAACCTCACGCTCGTGCAGGCGCTGACCATGTGGGGCGTCGAGCCCGGCATCACGGACGCACCGGCCCGCAGCGAACTCGGATTCATCACGAATCCCACCGAGCCGTACGACATCATCGTGAACATGGACGTCGCCTACAAGGCGATCGTGGCCGCGGTGCCGACGTGCGAGGCCGACATCACCGCCATGCGCATGAACGAAGTGTGGCTGGCCGCGACCAAGTCCGCGCTTGATGCGTCGAACGGCGGCAAGCTCGACTCGGCCGAATACTTCGCCAAGCGCTCGATGATGATGGCGGCCACCAACCCGTACCCGCACTACGTGCTCGCCAACGTCGCGAACGCGCGCAACAACCGCGCGAACGCGATCATGCACTGGAAGCATGTGGTCAAGTATGCGGCCGACGACACGACGTATCGCGACTTGAAGGCCAGCAGCATGTACTACGCAGCGATGAGCCAGCTGGAAGACGCCCAGTCGAAGACGGGCGCCGAGCAGCAGGCGGCGGCGCGTGAAGCCGCCGAGGGCTTCAAGGCGTTGATGACGATGACGCCGGACAGCCCGGATGCCCCGAATCTCCTGCTCTCATGGGCGGATGCGCTCACGGTGGCGAAGGACACGGCGCTGATTCCTACGGTGTACACGCCGCTGCTCACACAGGCGTCGGCCACCGACATCGCGCTGGCCACGGCCGGTGTGATCGCGACGCGCGCCAACAAGTCGGACGACGCGCTCAAGCTGTTCCAGGCGTCCACGAAGAAGAACCCGTTCAACCGTGATGCCCAGCGCAACGTGGCGGCGGCGCACTATTCGAAGGACCAGTTCACCCTGATGTTCGAGCCGGCGCGCAAGCTGGTCGAACTCGACCCGAACAACTTCGACGGCTGGATGCTCTTCGCCTATGCGTCGCAGGGGCTCGCCAAGGCGGCGCAGACGGCAAAGAAGCCGGTGGAAGTGAAAGCGTGGACCGATTCGCTGGTGAAGTACCAGACGTATGCCGAGGCGCTGCCGGTGAAGGTCGACGTCACGAGCTTCGATCGTCGCAAGGATGTCGCGACGCTGGTGCTCAGCCTCGAGCAGGTGGCGGCGAAGGACGGTCAGTACTCGGTGACCGCCGAGTTCCTGGATCAGGCCGGCGCGGTGGTTGCCACGGCGACGGAAGCGGCCGGCCCGATCAAGAAGGGTGAGACGAAGTCGGTGACGCTGAAGGTGACGGGCACCGGCATCATGAGCTACCGGTACAAGGCGCTCAAGTAA
- a CDS encoding LVIVD repeat-containing protein yields MTSTPPLHVIRSALATTITALVLTACGGSESAPTQLTPPRDTVATVPTGPVVLTHLGQGTAPERYSAEVWVRGTTAYTTTWGTRAGARGNAVKIWDVSANQPRLLDSVIVANATTTGDVQVSDDGSIMLVAIESNPNGGVAIYSMADPRAPQLITRTTGGELQYGVHTAELARVNGVLYAFCSIDPANGVPARLVVLDLSTPSAPRTVWSQQMGTPYIHDVFVRDGLLFTAEWNDGVGIWDIGAQGGSVAAPRLLGRARTVGGQVHNVWWVQDPVTSSKKYLLVGQEGPGAIGSSSVGDVHVVDISNLAAPIEVAVYGVAGAGTHNFSVDEAQGLAYAAFYNGGVRVLDVRGDLATCTASQKTTDGRCDLAKMSRERASYVGAGGVPVYVWGVHWSASGLFASDMLNGLWRAAPATR; encoded by the coding sequence ATGACGAGCACCCCCCCGCTTCACGTGATCCGATCGGCGCTGGCGACCACAATCACCGCGCTGGTGTTGACCGCGTGCGGCGGCAGCGAGAGCGCACCGACGCAGCTGACGCCGCCCCGCGATACCGTCGCCACCGTGCCCACCGGGCCGGTGGTTCTCACCCATCTCGGCCAGGGCACGGCGCCCGAGCGATACAGTGCCGAAGTGTGGGTGCGCGGCACCACGGCGTACACGACCACATGGGGCACGCGGGCCGGGGCACGCGGCAATGCCGTCAAAATCTGGGACGTGAGCGCCAATCAGCCGCGGCTGTTGGACAGCGTGATCGTGGCCAACGCCACCACCACCGGCGACGTGCAGGTGAGCGACGACGGCAGCATCATGCTGGTGGCCATCGAGTCAAACCCCAACGGCGGCGTGGCCATCTATTCGATGGCCGATCCGCGCGCTCCTCAGCTCATCACCCGCACCACCGGCGGCGAGTTGCAGTATGGCGTGCACACCGCCGAACTGGCCCGCGTGAACGGCGTGCTCTACGCCTTCTGCTCGATCGATCCGGCGAATGGTGTACCAGCACGATTGGTCGTGCTCGATCTCAGCACGCCGTCGGCGCCACGCACCGTCTGGTCGCAGCAAATGGGGACGCCGTATATCCACGACGTCTTCGTGCGCGACGGCCTGCTCTTCACGGCCGAGTGGAATGACGGCGTGGGGATTTGGGACATCGGCGCGCAGGGCGGCTCGGTCGCCGCGCCGCGCTTACTAGGCCGTGCTCGCACGGTGGGCGGCCAGGTGCACAACGTGTGGTGGGTGCAGGATCCCGTGACGTCGTCCAAGAAGTATCTGTTGGTGGGTCAGGAGGGGCCGGGAGCGATCGGCTCGTCGAGCGTGGGCGACGTGCACGTGGTGGATATCAGCAATCTCGCGGCACCAATCGAAGTCGCGGTGTACGGCGTGGCTGGTGCGGGCACTCACAACTTCTCGGTCGACGAGGCGCAGGGCCTCGCCTATGCTGCTTTCTACAATGGCGGCGTGCGGGTGCTCGACGTGCGGGGCGACCTCGCGACCTGCACAGCGTCGCAGAAGACGACCGACGGACGGTGCGATCTGGCCAAGATGTCGCGCGAGCGGGCCTCATACGTCGGCGCCGGCGGGGTGCCGGTCTACGTGTGGGGTGTTCACTGGTCGGCCAGCGGCTTGTTCGCGAGCGACATGCTGAATGGCCTCTGGCGGGCGGCGCCGGCCACGCGATAG
- the nadC gene encoding carboxylating nicotinate-nucleotide diphosphorylase — protein MTPRTITPLGSRAVQVSPLAFPLSDAELTAQVRVALQEDQAFNDVSTLATVVSSRHVRSAIVARRDGVIAGIPLAVEAFRQLDSAVTIRVETEDGTRVKAGDLIMHISGHARGMLSAERTALNYLQHLSGIATLTCRFVDAVAGTSVQILDTRKTTPGWRTLEKYAVRAGGGMNHRMDLRSGVLIKDNHLAAIGGDIAMAVTRARGLAMSGTAIEVECDTLEQVDAAIAAGADWVLLDNMSLDQLREAVERCRGKVITEASGGVTLETVRRIAETGVDRISVGALTHSAPALDLGLDFDGL, from the coding sequence ATGACGCCCCGGACGATTACGCCGCTCGGCAGCCGCGCGGTGCAAGTGTCGCCGCTGGCGTTTCCGCTGTCCGATGCGGAGCTGACGGCGCAGGTTCGGGTGGCACTGCAGGAAGATCAGGCATTCAACGACGTGTCCACGCTGGCGACCGTCGTCAGCAGCCGTCATGTGCGCAGCGCGATCGTGGCGCGACGTGACGGCGTGATCGCCGGCATCCCGCTGGCCGTCGAAGCGTTTCGTCAGCTCGACAGCGCGGTCACGATTCGCGTGGAGACGGAAGACGGCACGCGCGTGAAGGCCGGCGATCTGATCATGCACATCAGCGGACATGCGCGCGGCATGCTGTCGGCGGAGCGCACGGCGCTCAACTATCTGCAGCATCTATCCGGGATCGCCACGCTCACCTGTCGGTTCGTCGACGCGGTCGCCGGCACATCGGTGCAGATCCTCGACACGCGCAAGACCACGCCGGGGTGGCGCACGCTCGAGAAGTACGCGGTGCGTGCCGGTGGTGGTATGAATCATCGCATGGATCTGCGCAGCGGTGTGCTGATCAAGGACAACCATCTCGCCGCGATCGGTGGCGACATCGCGATGGCGGTGACGCGCGCCCGTGGGTTGGCGATGAGCGGTACGGCGATCGAAGTCGAGTGCGACACGTTGGAACAGGTCGACGCGGCCATCGCCGCCGGCGCCGATTGGGTGTTGCTCGACAACATGTCGCTCGACCAGCTGCGCGAGGCCGTGGAACGCTGCCGCGGCAAGGTGATCACCGAAGCGTCTGGTGGCGTCACGCTCGAAACCGTGCGTCGCATCGCGGAAACGGGAGTGGACCGCATCTCCGTCGGCGCGCTCACGCATTCCGCACCGGCCCTCGATCTCGGTCTCGATTTCGACGGTTTATAA
- the nadA gene encoding quinolinate synthase NadA translates to MTILEAHYDPVLAEEIRALAKERNAVILAHNYERPEIQDVADFVGDSLGLSREAAKTEAEVIVFCGVHFMAETAAILSPQKTVLLPDLAAGCSLASTINAEQLRSWKAQHPGAVVVAYVNTTAEVKAESDYCCTSGNAVEVVNAIPADKEILFLPDMFLGAHVRRESRRENIHVWLGECHVHAGIDPEHISNMRAKHPGAEFLIHPECGCATPVVEAISAGAIDADNVHILSTEGMIKRPSQTDQDTFIVATEIGILHRLRRANPTKHFIAANDRAQCAYMKVTTLPKVRDALLHMQHRITVPDDIAARARISIERMVSIGGNSGVSPFGPEDPGE, encoded by the coding sequence ATGACGATTTTAGAGGCCCACTACGATCCCGTCCTCGCCGAAGAAATCCGCGCCCTCGCCAAGGAGCGGAATGCGGTGATTCTCGCCCACAACTACGAGCGCCCGGAAATTCAGGACGTCGCCGATTTCGTGGGGGACTCGCTGGGGTTGTCGCGCGAGGCCGCGAAGACGGAAGCCGAGGTGATCGTATTCTGCGGCGTGCACTTCATGGCCGAAACGGCGGCGATTCTCTCGCCGCAGAAAACGGTGTTGCTCCCCGACCTCGCGGCCGGTTGCTCGCTGGCCAGCACGATCAACGCCGAACAGTTGCGGTCGTGGAAGGCGCAGCATCCCGGGGCGGTCGTCGTGGCCTACGTGAACACGACTGCCGAAGTGAAGGCCGAGAGCGACTACTGCTGCACGTCGGGCAACGCGGTCGAAGTCGTGAACGCGATTCCAGCCGACAAGGAGATCCTGTTTCTCCCCGACATGTTCCTCGGCGCGCATGTACGCCGCGAATCACGTCGCGAGAACATCCACGTGTGGCTTGGCGAATGTCACGTGCACGCCGGTATCGATCCCGAGCACATCTCGAACATGCGCGCGAAGCACCCGGGCGCCGAGTTCCTGATTCATCCGGAGTGCGGCTGTGCGACGCCAGTGGTGGAAGCCATCAGCGCCGGCGCCATTGATGCCGACAACGTGCACATTCTCTCCACCGAGGGAATGATCAAGCGTCCGAGCCAGACCGATCAGGACACGTTCATCGTGGCCACCGAGATCGGCATTCTGCACCGGCTGCGTCGCGCCAATCCAACCAAGCACTTCATTGCCGCGAACGATCGCGCGCAATGCGCGTATATGAAGGTGACGACGCTGCCGAAGGTGCGCGATGCGCTTCTGCACATGCAGCATCGAATCACAGTGCCCGACGACATCGCGGCCCGCGCGCGCATTTCCATCGAGCGCATGGTCTCGATCGGCGGCAATTCCGGCGTGAGTCCCTTTGGCCCCGAGGATCCCGGCGAATGA